The nucleotide sequence AGATAGGTTTCGACTGCCTTGAACATGGCAGTGGCCGTTCCCTTGGCTTCATTGATTTTTTCCTCTGGAATCACAATGTCACCCTTTGTGTGGTATGTGGTGATGGTCTTCCAGACAGACCCTCCATCAGAAGATGCCTCAATCTTGTTCTCCGAACTGATTTTGTCGAGAGCACCCCTCAGAATTTCACCTTCGATTATGCTGTAGTGGTATGAGAAAGTCTCTTTGTCTACTGATTCAATCTTGTGCTTCACATATGTGGCCTGATCACCAGCTGCATATGCATCACATACAAATAACAATCATATTTAGTCActctgtttttcttgttttattttatttatggaaGTACTTCAAAATCTAAGGAGGAGTTTATAGTGAATACGATGAAAACTAATTACCTCCAaaaatgatcttcttgatagtTCCCGCTCCGCCATC is from Tripterygium wilfordii isolate XIE 37 chromosome 14, ASM1340144v1, whole genome shotgun sequence and encodes:
- the LOC120015743 gene encoding major allergen Pru av 1-like produces the protein MGVVTYESENVLAIPPAKLFQAYVLDGVNLFPKVIPQIKNIEILEGDGGAGTIKKIIFGAGDQATYVKHKIESVDKETFSYHYSIIEGEILRGALDKISSENKIEASSDGGSVWKTITTYHTKGDIVIPEEKINEAKGTATAMFKAVETYLLANPDAY